A region of uncultured Carboxylicivirga sp. DNA encodes the following proteins:
- a CDS encoding AraC family transcriptional regulator, producing MKAIRFIIPKTGNNSFRHQVDKGSTFYDNIHYHPEHQITLILKGEGTSFIGNHIERFQPDDIFMIGKNVPHVTRCDEAYYEHDSKLKVHSISLFFKDESFGQQFFEIPEMAHIKRLLAEASKGLRLEGEDKVQVSQLIKDCQTQDGFERFQTFMNILNIFAQSKDCRSLSTISYQTPTKQVDNERINIVFQYLSRNFKEEIELQKISEVANMTPNSFCRYFKQRTGKPYTVFLNEMRIEYAGNLIAGTTDSFGNIAAKCGFNSISYFNRQFKQITKLTPLQYRKKYNRKG from the coding sequence ATGAAAGCTATCAGATTTATCATTCCAAAAACCGGCAATAATTCTTTTCGCCATCAGGTCGATAAAGGATCAACTTTCTATGACAATATTCATTATCACCCTGAACACCAGATAACTTTAATTTTAAAAGGAGAAGGAACAAGCTTCATAGGCAATCATATCGAACGATTTCAACCTGATGACATATTTATGATTGGTAAAAATGTACCGCATGTAACCCGATGTGATGAAGCCTATTATGAGCATGACTCCAAGTTAAAAGTTCACAGCATTTCCCTTTTCTTTAAGGATGAGTCATTTGGTCAGCAGTTCTTTGAAATTCCGGAAATGGCACATATTAAAAGGTTATTGGCAGAAGCTTCTAAAGGATTAAGACTTGAAGGTGAGGATAAGGTTCAAGTTTCCCAATTAATTAAGGATTGCCAAACTCAGGATGGCTTCGAACGATTTCAAACTTTTATGAACATTCTCAATATCTTTGCCCAATCAAAAGATTGCCGTAGCCTGTCGACCATCAGTTATCAAACTCCAACCAAACAAGTCGATAACGAAAGAATCAATATTGTATTTCAGTATCTATCCAGAAATTTCAAGGAAGAAATTGAATTACAGAAAATTTCAGAAGTCGCAAATATGACTCCAAATTCATTCTGTCGTTATTTCAAGCAGCGAACCGGAAAACCATATACCGTTTTTTTGAATGAAATGAGAATTGAATATGCAGGTAACTTAATTGCCGGCACAACAGACAGCTTTGGAAATATTGCTGCAAAATGTGGCTTCAACAGTATTTCCTACTTTAACAGGCAGTTCAAACAAATTACAAAACTAACTCCTCTTCAATACCGAAAAAAATACAATCGAAAAGGATAG
- the ercA gene encoding alcohol dehydrogenase-like regulatory protein ErcA, whose amino-acid sequence MNLRKYRVPEIIYGDNSIGLAAKFAKNFNANKILLVTDSGIQKAGWVKELEESLQENQLNYIIYNNITPNPKDFEVNEGAKLYIKEKCNLIIAIGGGSVIDCAKGIGIVCTNGKDINEFEGVDNIRVPMPPLICIPTTAGSSADISQFAIILNTQKQKKIAIISKALVPDVAIIDAITTTSMDAELTINTGIDALVHAIEAYVSNASSVFTNINALKAIDLLSNNLFTAVNEPYNVEARNNVMMGSMLAGIAFSNASLGIIHAMAHSLGGLKDLPHGECNAILMDYCIDFNFESCPEKFKDIYVSMGGDVKTPDDQIKAKLTDKIRQLANSLGVATSFKHYNIEDINIEQIATNAFYDPCIATNPRDVELDDIKQLFTKLLY is encoded by the coding sequence ATGAACTTAAGAAAATACAGGGTTCCGGAGATTATATATGGAGATAATTCAATTGGCCTTGCTGCCAAATTTGCTAAAAACTTCAATGCAAATAAGATTCTTCTTGTAACTGATTCTGGTATACAAAAAGCCGGATGGGTAAAAGAACTGGAAGAGTCGTTACAGGAAAATCAACTCAATTACATTATTTATAACAATATCACTCCTAATCCAAAAGACTTTGAGGTGAACGAAGGAGCTAAATTGTACATAAAAGAAAAATGTAATCTTATTATTGCCATTGGAGGAGGTAGTGTTATTGACTGTGCAAAAGGAATTGGTATTGTTTGTACAAATGGCAAAGACATAAATGAATTCGAAGGTGTTGATAATATTCGTGTCCCAATGCCTCCTTTAATCTGTATTCCAACAACAGCCGGTTCATCTGCCGACATCTCTCAATTTGCCATTATTTTAAACACCCAAAAACAAAAGAAGATAGCCATTATTAGCAAGGCTCTGGTACCTGATGTCGCCATTATCGATGCCATAACAACCACATCAATGGATGCGGAATTAACAATCAATACGGGAATTGATGCCTTGGTTCATGCCATAGAAGCGTATGTATCGAACGCCAGTTCTGTATTTACAAATATAAATGCATTAAAAGCTATTGATTTACTGAGCAACAATCTGTTTACCGCGGTTAATGAACCGTATAACGTAGAAGCCAGAAACAATGTTATGATGGGAAGTATGCTGGCAGGCATAGCATTCTCTAATGCCAGTTTAGGAATAATCCATGCAATGGCGCATAGCCTTGGTGGATTGAAAGATTTACCACATGGAGAGTGCAATGCTATTTTAATGGATTATTGTATAGACTTTAACTTCGAAAGTTGCCCTGAAAAATTTAAAGATATCTATGTGAGTATGGGGGGTGATGTTAAAACACCTGATGATCAGATTAAGGCTAAGCTAACAGACAAAATAAGGCAATTAGCAAATTCACTTGGTGTTGCAACGTCATTTAAACACTATAATATTGAAGATATCAACATTGAACAAATTGCCACCAATGCTTTTTATGATCCTTGTATTGCAACAAATCCAAGAGATGTAGAGTTGGATGACATCAAGCAGCTATTTACGAAACTATTATACTAA
- a CDS encoding dihydrodipicolinate synthase family protein, whose protein sequence is MKPNWKGVYPAVTTKFKENGELDIEAFIKNIEYQIESGVSGIILGGSLGESSTLSGDEKIQLVQALQPYRSKVPVIMNIAESSTERAIEAAQRAEKEGADGLMLLPPLLYKADDQETVTYFKEVAASTFLPILLYNNPVDYKIEITVDMFEQLKDVSNIEAVKESTRDLTNITRMKNAFGDRFKIMGGVDTLCLEALLLGADGLVAGLVCAFPKETVVLFELAKQGKIEEAVQLYRWFMPLLEMDIHPKLVQYIKLCEVYTEIGTEFVRSPRKMISGDEREKIIQTIEAALENRPVFE, encoded by the coding sequence ATGAAACCAAACTGGAAAGGAGTATATCCTGCAGTAACTACAAAATTTAAAGAAAACGGAGAGCTTGATATTGAAGCTTTTATTAAAAACATAGAATATCAGATTGAGTCAGGTGTTTCCGGTATTATTCTGGGAGGATCATTGGGGGAATCCAGCACGCTTAGTGGCGATGAGAAAATTCAACTGGTACAGGCTCTTCAACCTTATCGATCAAAGGTGCCGGTTATAATGAATATTGCAGAATCGAGTACTGAAAGAGCCATTGAAGCGGCACAGAGAGCTGAAAAAGAAGGTGCTGATGGCCTGATGTTATTGCCTCCGCTTTTGTATAAGGCCGATGATCAGGAGACAGTGACTTATTTCAAAGAGGTGGCAGCCTCAACATTCCTACCGATTTTGCTTTATAATAATCCGGTTGATTATAAGATTGAGATCACTGTAGATATGTTTGAGCAACTGAAAGATGTGAGCAATATTGAAGCAGTGAAAGAATCAACCCGTGATTTGACCAATATTACCCGAATGAAAAATGCTTTTGGTGATCGTTTTAAGATTATGGGAGGTGTTGATACGCTTTGTCTCGAAGCTCTTTTACTGGGGGCTGATGGTTTGGTGGCAGGATTGGTTTGTGCTTTCCCGAAAGAAACAGTTGTATTGTTTGAATTAGCTAAACAAGGTAAAATCGAAGAAGCGGTTCAGTTATATCGTTGGTTTATGCCATTGCTCGAAATGGATATTCATCCTAAGCTTGTTCAGTATATCAAACTTTGTGAGGTATATACTGAAATAGGAACTGAGTTTGTGCGGTCACCACGCAAAATGATTAGCGGAGATGAACGAGAAAAAATCATTCAAACCATTGAAGCTGCGTTAGAAAATAGACCTGTGTTCGAATAA
- a CDS encoding response regulator transcription factor, with amino-acid sequence MNTDLPNIILVDDHDLFRDGLKTLLELNNIGKVIAQASNGVEFIELLKSNDADLVLMDIEMPRMNGIEALQKALEIKPDIKVLAISMFTDHQYYYDMMTSGAKGFVFKTANLEELSNAIRSVLKGGTFFSAALLQEMIIKYRQEKNQTDSQPEIELNTKEIEILTYMVDGLSAKEIADKTNLSPKTVSNYKTLMLEKTGSKNAVSLVVYAIKNQLIEL; translated from the coding sequence ATGAATACAGATCTACCCAATATAATATTAGTTGACGACCATGATTTATTCAGAGATGGATTAAAAACATTATTAGAGCTCAATAATATTGGTAAGGTTATAGCACAGGCTTCAAACGGTGTGGAATTTATAGAGCTATTAAAGAGCAATGATGCTGACCTTGTTTTAATGGATATTGAAATGCCACGTATGAATGGCATTGAAGCACTTCAGAAAGCATTGGAAATTAAACCTGACATAAAAGTATTGGCTATTTCAATGTTTACGGATCATCAGTATTATTACGATATGATGACTTCAGGTGCCAAAGGTTTCGTATTTAAAACAGCAAACCTCGAAGAATTGTCAAATGCCATCAGGTCTGTTTTAAAAGGTGGCACTTTCTTTTCTGCTGCCTTATTACAGGAAATGATTATAAAATACCGTCAGGAAAAAAATCAAACAGACAGTCAGCCTGAAATAGAATTAAATACCAAAGAGATTGAAATACTCACTTATATGGTGGATGGTTTATCGGCTAAAGAAATAGCAGACAAAACGAATCTGTCGCCTAAAACAGTTTCGAATTATAAAACACTTATGCTTGAAAAAACAGGCAGTAAGAATGCTGTAAGCCTTGTTGTATATGCCATTAAGAATCAACTAATAGAACTATAG
- a CDS encoding PAS domain S-box protein codes for MSEHNEDKEVIRRKVLGLGEDSVSKSYYPQLQQHIHELERKTKALEAKTIELNKTIEDLENTKALLEIEEERFRELFESANDAIFIFDTDDHCIECNSQAIKLLQFDSKNEIMGLSPIDFSPKYQANGELTVTALSYYKKKLMEGESQIFDWIVIRKDKSLAYTEASLNSILIGENKYVQAIVRDITKFKKLEQDFSLATIRTEERERVRFAKELHDGIGPILSTIKLYLQWLNDTDNQEHIEIIKKKINESINEATKSIKEVSQNLSPHVLINYGLIEALNIFIEKIKETGKLNVNLKQNLSQRLDKDLEVMFYRVTTELINNTIKHAGANLSEITIKKEGEIIYFTYSDDGKGLSESHGNKPNPGMGINNIINRVKSVGGIIDFKQKKENGFKMKIIVATHLSNANEID; via the coding sequence ATGAGTGAACATAACGAAGATAAGGAAGTAATTAGACGAAAGGTTCTTGGGCTCGGTGAAGATTCCGTTAGTAAAAGCTATTATCCTCAACTTCAACAACACATTCATGAATTAGAGCGAAAAACCAAAGCTCTGGAAGCAAAAACAATTGAACTGAATAAAACAATTGAAGATCTTGAAAACACTAAAGCATTACTTGAAATTGAAGAAGAGCGCTTTAGAGAATTATTTGAAAGTGCCAATGATGCCATCTTTATTTTTGACACGGATGATCATTGTATTGAATGTAACAGTCAGGCAATAAAACTTCTGCAATTTGACAGCAAAAATGAAATAATGGGACTTAGCCCTATAGACTTTTCACCCAAATATCAGGCGAATGGAGAATTAACAGTTACGGCCCTCTCTTATTACAAAAAAAAGCTGATGGAAGGTGAATCGCAGATATTTGATTGGATAGTAATTAGAAAAGATAAATCTCTGGCTTATACCGAAGCATCACTTAACAGTATTTTAATTGGTGAAAATAAGTATGTACAGGCAATTGTAAGAGACATTACAAAATTTAAAAAGCTGGAACAGGATTTCAGTTTAGCGACCATCAGAACTGAAGAAAGGGAAAGAGTTCGGTTTGCAAAGGAATTACATGATGGCATTGGTCCCATTCTGTCAACCATTAAACTTTACCTTCAGTGGCTGAATGACACCGATAACCAGGAACACATTGAGATCATTAAAAAGAAAATTAATGAAAGTATCAACGAGGCTACCAAATCAATTAAAGAAGTTTCGCAGAATCTTAGCCCACATGTTTTAATAAATTACGGCCTTATTGAAGCCCTGAATATTTTTATTGAAAAAATTAAAGAAACAGGTAAGCTAAACGTTAATCTGAAACAAAATCTATCTCAACGATTGGATAAAGACCTTGAAGTAATGTTTTACAGAGTAACCACCGAACTTATTAATAACACCATAAAACATGCAGGTGCCAATCTCTCTGAGATTACTATTAAAAAAGAAGGTGAGATTATTTATTTTACATACTCTGATGATGGTAAAGGGTTATCAGAGAGCCATGGGAATAAACCCAACCCTGGCATGGGAATTAACAATATTATAAATAGGGTAAAAAGTGTAGGTGGTATAATCGATTTCAAACAAAAGAAAGAGAATGGATTCAAGATGAAGATAATTGTTGCCACGCACCTTTCAAACGCAAATGAAATAGATTAA